In a single window of the Zea mays cultivar B73 chromosome 5, Zm-B73-REFERENCE-NAM-5.0, whole genome shotgun sequence genome:
- the LOC103626513 gene encoding translationally-controlled tumor protein homolog — MLVYQDLLSGDELLSDSFTYKELENGVLWEVEGKWVTQGPVDVDIGANPSAEGGEDESVDDTAVKVVDIVDTFRLQEQPPFDKKSFVSYIKKYIKNLTAVLEPEKADEFKKGVEGATKFLLSKLKDLQFFVGESMKDDASVVFAYYKDGATNPTFLYFSHGLKEIKC, encoded by the exons ATGTTGGTTTATCAGGATCTCCTATCTG GCGACGAGCTCCTGTCGGATTCATTCACCTACAAGGAGCTCGAGAACGGCGTCCTGTGGGAGGTCGAGGGAAAG TGGGTCACCCAAGGTCCTGTTGATGTGGACATTGGTGCCAATCCATCCGCCGAGGGTGGTGAGGACGAAAGCGTTGATGACACAGCTGTGAAGGTGGTTGATATTGTTGACACATTCCGTCTACAG GAGCAACCTCCTTTTGACAAGAAATCATTTGTGTCTTACATCAAAAAATACATCAAGAATCTCACTGCTGTGTTGGAGCCAGAGAAAGCGGATGAGTTCAAAAAGGGTGTCGAGGGTGCAACCAAGTTTCTCCTTAGCAAGCTGAAGGACCTCCAATT TTTTGTTGGTGAGTCCATGAAGGATGATGCGTCTGTGGTATTCGCCTATTACAAGGATGGTGCCACTAATCCGACATTCCTCTATTTCTCTCATGGTCTTAAGGAGATCAAGTGCTAG